The sequence below is a genomic window from Candidatus Palauibacter scopulicola.
TCGTGATCTCGGCCAGGTAGTCGAGCATCAGGTAGTCGATCGATCCGCGCCGCACCTGCAGCTTGGGCGCCTCCTGCCAGTCTCCCCAGAACCCCTGCCCGGAGGCGACGCGCACCCGGCGGCTGCCGTCGGTCCGGGCGCGGGCCGGGAGCGGCCGCTCCTCGAGTCCCACCGCGGCGGATGGCTCCTCGAGCGCGAGGGCTTCCGGCGCCCCTGGCTGCGCGTTCACAGGCGGTCCGGAAGCGTGAAGGGTCCGAGGTGCGGCCCCGGGTTTCCGAGGGAGCAACGGAGCGCGAGCGACAACACCGCCCGCGTATCCTCCGGGGTCACGATCGCGTCCACGAAGCCGCGCGCCGCCGCGTATTTCGCATCGAGCTGCTCCTCGTAGTTCTCCCGGGTCCGTGCGATCGCCGCCGCCGTCTCCTCGTCCAGTTCCCCGCCCGCCGCCTCCTCCAGCTTGCGTCCGAACGCGGCCTGCACGGCGGCCTCTCCCTCCATCACCCCCATCCGCCCCGTCGGCCAGGTGAAGATGAAGTCGGGGTCGAACCCCTGCGCCGCCATCGCGTAATACCCCGCCCCGCTCGCGTGGTTGACCGTGAGCACGATCTTGGGCACGCGGGCCGTCGCCATCGACTCCACCATGCGCGCGCCCGCCCGGATGATGCCGGACTGCTCCGCCTCCGGCCCGACCATGAACCCGCTCACGTCCTGCACGAAGAGGAGCGGCGTGTCGTGCCGGTCGCACAGCTCCATGAAGTAAGCCACCTTCTCGGCGCTCTCCGTGTACACGATCCCGCCGAACTTCGGCGGTTCGCCGGCCTCGCCCCGGAACATGCCCCGCCGGTTCGCGATGACCCCCACGCGGTAGCCGTCGATGTGCCCCGTGCCCGTGAGCATCTCCGGCGCGCGGTCCGCCTGGAACTCATCGAACGGACCCTCGTCGAGGATCGTGTCCAGGACCGCCTCCATGTCGAAGGGCTGCCGGTGATCGCCGGGCAGGAGGGCGTAGGCCTCCTCCGCGGCGCGCGCCGCGTCCCGCGGTCGGGCGGCGGGGTCCGGGCGCAGTCCGGCGGGGAGTCCGGCGACGAGCGCGCGGACCTTCTCGATGCACGCGCGGTCGTCCTCCACCCGGTAGTGCGCCACGCCGCTCACGCGGTTGTGCATGAGCGCCCCGCCGAGTTCCTCGGCCTCGACCTCCTGCCCGGTCGCCCCCTTCACCAGGTTCGGCCCCCCGAGACCCATGAAGCTCGTCCCCTCGACCATCACGATCACGTCCGACAGGGCGGGGAGATAGGCGCCCCCCGCGATGCACTGGCCCATCACGGCGGAGATCTGCGGCACCTCCAGGTAGTGTCGCATGATCGAGTTGTAGTAGAAGATGCGGCTGGCGCCGTACTGTCCCGGGAAGACTCCGCCCTGATACGGCAGGTTCACGCCGGCCGAGTCCACGAGATAGACGATCGGCACGCGGCACCGCATCGCGATCTCCTGCGCCCGCAGGATCTTCACGATCGTCTCGGGCCACCAGCTCCCGGCCTTCACCGTCTGGTCGTTCGCGACGATCGCGACCTCGCGCCCGCAGACCTCGCCCACCCCGGTGACGACGCCGGCGGCCGGCGCCTTGCCGTCGTACCGGTCGTGCGCGATCAGGAGGCCGATCTCGAGGAAGCCGCCGCCCTCGTCGATGAGAAGGTCGACCCGCTCGCGGGCCGTGAGTTTTCCCTGGGCGTGCTGCCGGGCCACGCGCGCTTCCCCGCCGCCGCGCTGGATCCGGGCTTCGAGCTCGCGCAGTTCGGCCACGAGCGCGCCCATCCGGCTGTCGTCGGTTTTGCCCACCGCCGCCGCTAGCCGTTCGCCGCGGAGGCTTCGCGCCCGTGCTCGTCGAACCAGGCGCGGATGTAGTCGACGGCCTCGGCGGTCGAGGTCCCCGGCCCGAAGAGGCGGCCGACGCCGAGGTCGTTCAGCGCCTCCATGTCCTCGGCGGGGATGATCCCTCCCCCCGTGAGCAGCACGCCGTCCATCCCCTGGCCGTCGAGGAGCGACTTCACGCGCGGGAAGAGCGTCATGTGCGCCCCCGACAGGATCGAGAGCGCCACGACGTCCACGTCCTCCTGGAGCGCGGTGGCGGCGATCATCTCGGGCGTCTGGTGGAGTCCGGTGTAGATGACCTCCATCCCCGCGTCCTGGAGGGCGGCCGCCATCACCTTCGCACCACGGTCGTGGCCGTCGAGCCCCGGCTTGGCCACGAGCACACGGATCTTCGGTTCGATCAAGCGCTTCTTCCCGGCGGTTCGTCCCGGACGTTCATCCCGGGAGTTTTCGGTCACGAGGGGACGGTCGAAAGTATCCGCCGAAAGGCGCGCGCTGCAACGACGATCCGGCGTCGGCGCCCGCCATCTCCGGGGTTGCCCCGGCCCGCTCCGGCGCGCACCCTCGTGTGATGCGTGACGACGCGACACGAGTACACCGAACCCTTCTGAACCTGGCGGCCTTCGTCATCATCGTGGCCGGGATGCGGGCCGCCTCCGCGCTCGTCGTCTCCTTCGTGCTCGCGCTGTTTCTCACCATCCTGTGTTCGACGCCGCTGCGCTGGATGACGGACCACCGGATTCCCAAGTCCGTCGCGGTCCTCGTCCTCGTGCTCGTCATCCTCGCCCTCGGCACGGTGGCCGGGACTCTGCTGGCGACCCCCGTCGTCGAACTCGGACGCTCGGAAGCGCAGCTCGACCGACTCTTCGCGGAGCAGATCGAGGCGGTGGAGGCCACGCTGAGCGACTACATGGTGCGGTTCGGGCTCCAGTCGCCTCTGCTCGACACCGACGAACTCATCGCGATCTCGCCGGGCTGGATGCTCGGCCTGATGCGGGAACTCGTCGAGAACCTCGGCTTCATCCTCGCCAACGGGCTCCTCATCATCCTCACGATGGTCTTCATGCTGCTCGAGGTCTCGAGCTTTCCCACCAAGGTGCGGGTCGCCCTGGGCGAGGCGGATGCGATGGAGGCGCGGGAGAACTGGGAGAAGGTCGGGAGCGCGGTCCGGCGCTACGTCGTGCTCAAGACGATCGTCAGCCTCGGCACCGGGCTCTGCGTGTGGGGGCTGATGGCGCTCCTGGGCGTCAACTACCCGATCCTGTGGGGCGTGCTCGCGTTCCTGCTGAACTACGTGCCCAACATCGGGTCCTTCATCGCCGCCGTGCCCGCCGTGCTGGTCGCGTGGCTCACGGTCGGGGTCGGGACGGCGGTCGCCGCCGCGGCCGGCTTCCTCGTCGTCAACATCGTGTGGGGCAACCTCATCGAGCCGAAGGTCATGGGGTACAGCGTGGGCCTGTCGACGCTCGTCGTGTTCGCTTCGCTCGTCTTCTGGGGATGGGTCCTGGGACCGGTGGGGATGCTGCTGTCGGTGCCGCTCACGGTGATGTTCCGCATCGTGCTGGGGACGAACGAGTCCACCCGCTGGATCGCGGTCCTGCTGGGCTCGGAGCGCTCGGACGAGATCACCTCCGCGATCGACGCCGAAGTCGCCGTCGCGCTCGGAAAAGAAGGCTAGGCGGGCACATCCGTAAGCCGCGCTAGGCCGCGGCGGCCGCGCGGAAGATGTCCAGTGCCGCCCTCACATCGTCATCCGTCGTGTGGAGGTTGGGGATGACCCGCAGGTCCCGCCGGCTGTAGGCGTTCAGCAGCACCCCTTCGTTGCGGCAGCGGGCCGCGAACTCCGGCGCGTCGACCGCGGTCGTCCGGAAGCGGACGATGTTCGTCTCCACCCCTTCAACGTCGACTTCCAGCCCGGGGATCGCGGAGAGTCCGCGAACCAGCGTTCTCGCCCGGGCATGGTCCTCCGCGAGCCGCCCGCGGTGGTGCTCGAGCGCGTACAGGGCGCCGGCGGCGACGATCCCCGCCTGCCGGAAGCCGCCGCCGTACAGCTGCTTGAAGCGGCGGGCGCGCTCGATGAGGTCGGCCGGGCCGGCGAGGGCGGAGCCCAGCGGGGCGCCGAGCGCCTTGGAGAAGCAGACGTTCACCGTGTCGAAGCCCGCCGCGAACTCGGCCTCGGGGATGCCGGTGGCGGCGGTCGCGTTCCACAGCCGGGCGCCGTCGAGGTGGGTCGCGAGGCCGGCCTCGCGCGCGGCAGCGAGCATCTCGCGCAGGAGCTCCGGCGGCCACACGGCGCCGCCCGCCCCGTTGTGCGTGTTCTCGGCGCAGACGAGGCGCACGGGCGACTGCATGCGGGCCCGCACGGTCCCCATGTCGAGGTTGAGCGCCGCCCGCAGCGTCGCCGCGCCGAACATGCCGCGTTCGCCCTCGAGCGGCCGGATGACGACCCCGGAGATCGGCGACGGGGCGCCCCCCTCGCCGAACCAGATGTGCGCGCCCGGCCCGATGAGCACGGCGTCGCCCGGCTCGGTGTGCGCGCGCAGGGCGAGCTGGTTGCTCATCGTCCCCGTCGGCACGTACATGGCGGCTTCCTTGCCGAGGATCGCCGCCGTCCGCCGCTCCAGCTCGAGCACCGTGGGGTCGTCGCCGTAGCAGTCGTCGCCCACGGGGGCCGCCGCCATCGCCGCCCGCATCGCCTCCGTGGGGCGCGTCACCGTGTCGCTGCGGAGGTCGATCGTCACGACGCGAACCGCGGCGGGCGCCGCAGGTGGTGCTCCGTCGCGTCCTGCACCGCCATCGCGAGCCGCAGCGCCTCCGCGTCGCCGAACAGCTTCCCGACGAACGAAATGCTCGTCGGCGTCCCGTCCTCCGACCGAAACCCGTTCGGGATCACGACCTGCGGGTGGCCCGTGAGGTTCGTGAGCAGGAGCATCGATCCCCCGAAACTCGGCGTGACGACGACGTCGATCCCCTCCATCGTCCGCGCGAAGCGGTGCATGGCGATCGTGCGCGCCCGGTTCGCCTGGATGTATTCGGACGCGGGAATCATGCGGCCGGTGCGCATGATGTTGGGGCGCGCGTTCTCCCCCTGCTGCACGAGTTCATCCTCCCGCCCGCTCACGATCAGGTCGTCGAAGGCCGCCCCCTGCTCGGCGCTGAGGATGATCCGCATCGCGTCGTAGGGGAGGTCGTCCGGGAGTTCGACGGGCACCGGGTCGATCCCGAACCCGCGCACGACCTCCAGCGACGCCTCGTCGAACGCCTTCCACTCCGCGTCCTCCCGCTCCGCCTCGAAGGCCGAGGGCACGTAGGCGACGCGCAGCTCCGAGAGCGGGCGCTCCGGGTCCCAGTCGAAGGCCACATCGCGTGCCGTCGGATCCTGGTCGTCCGATCCCTGAATCGCGTCGAGCACGATCGCGCAGTCCTCCACGCTGCGGCAGATCGGCCCCAGCTTGTCCATCGACCACGAGAGGGCCATCGCCCCCGCCCGGCTCACGCGCCCGAAGGTGGGCCGGAGCCCCGAGGCGCCGCAGCGGGTGGAGGGAGAGACGATCGAGCCCAGCGTCTCGCTCCCGATCGCAAATCCGACGAGCCCCGCCACGACGGCCGCCGTGGAACCGGCGGGAGGACCCGCTCGACCCCTGCTCGAGGTTCCACGGGTTCCGCGTCAGTCCCCCGTACCACACATCCCCGCGCGCCAGCGCCCCCAGCGTGAGCTTCGCGACGAGCACCGCGCCCGCCTCCTCGAGCTTCCGCCCCACGGTGGAGTCTTCCGGGATGTACTGGTCCTCGTACGGCCTGGCGCCCCATGTCGTGAGGGTTTCGTCTTCGGAGAGAAGGTCCTTCGCACCCCAGGGGATCCCGTGCAGCGGACCCCGGTAGTAGCCCCGCGCGATCTCGGCGTCCGCGCGCGCCGCCTGTCGCATGGCGAGGTCCTCGGTGAGCGCGATCACGGCCAGCAGCGTATCGCCGTGGGCGCGCAGCCTGCCCAGGTACATCTCCGTGAGTTCCGTCGACGTCACCTGCCGGGAGCGGATCAACTGAGCCAGGTCGGTCACCGGCCAAAACGCGAGGGCATCGAGGTCCGCGGGCCGCTCGAGACCCCGCGGACGCGTGTAGTGGAAGACGGTCGACGCGGATGGGGCCGGATACGAGGTCCCCGGAAGCACGGGATCGAAGTGGAGGGCGGGGACGACGGAGTTCGGCATCCCCAGCGTGCGGAGCTGCGCGTACCGCTCCCGCATCGCGTTCACTTCCTCCACCATGAGTTCGACTTCGTCCTCGCTGAAGTCGAGTCCGGCGACGCGCACGGCGGCGCTGACGTCAGCCCGGGTCACGGCCTCCTGCCCCTGGTTGGTGCGCGCCCACAGCGCGGCCGGGAGCGCCGTCCCGCCCAACCCGAGCGCCGACAGCGACGCCACGAACCCCCGCCGATCCAAGCGTCCGGCGGACAGGGTTCGAGATTCTTCTCTTCGATGGTCCTGTGACATGATCGTCACCCCTCACAGCGGCGCTCGTACAGTTGATTGGGGGAATGTTGTCGGCAGGTGGGGTATCGCCAGGCCGACCGCCGCCGGGCGGCTACCGCAGTTGCTATGCCGGCACGTCGACCGACGCAACCGAAGTCTGCGGCTCCGGGATGGGGTCTCCGTGCTCTCGAAGGGATTCAACATGGAGGGCGACCGCATGGCGGAGCAGTTTCTCCGCCTCCTCACATGAGTCTCCGGCGGCCACGCACCCAGGCAAGTCAGGCACATAACCGGAGTAACCATTCGTGGTTTTCTCGATGACGGCCGCGTATTTCAATGCAACCTCCCCTGTCCGATTCCCGCTTGTTTGAGGATACTCCTCCACGTTCCAAGGGCCAAGTCTTTGCTCGGTCGACCCGCTATGGTCACCGTACCGGGCTTCTCGGGGTGTTGATACTGTCGATGACTTCCGCGTGTTCGGACCAGTCTCCAGCCGTCGGCCGTCACGAGCCGTATGGCCTCTCGCACCTTGGGCATCGAGCTCTCCGCGCAGTTGTTCGTTCCTGGCTGCGCCAAGTGTCCGATCACTCTTCAACGGGGTCTCAATTCGTGCTGCACCAGGCTTGAGCGGCCTTCAGGACGCGGTCGATGTCGGACTTGTCGTTGTAGGCGCCGATGGAGAAGCGGAGCATGCCGGTGCGGATCGCGAGGCGGATGCCGGCGGCCGTCAGGTGGTCGTAAAGCGAGTTCATGGCGGGGTCGTCGGCCGTGTAGTGGCGGCCGCCGCCGCTCTCGCCAACGGAGACGATGTGCGCCAGGTGGGGGCCGGGCCTCCCGCCGACGACCGGGAGGCCGAGGTCCAGCAACCCGTTCGCCAGGTCGGCTGCCAGACCGCGCACGTGCCGCTCGACGCGCCCGACGCCCCAGTCGGAGAGCAGGTCCAGCGCCGCGTCCGTGGCCGCCGCCCCGAGGTAGTTGTAGTTGCCCACGTCGAAGCGCAGCGCGCCCGGTCGGAAGCGGAGTTCGTCGTCCGAGTACGCCGTCTCGTGCGCGTCGAGTTCGATCCCGAAGCGCGCCACGTGGACCGGCGTCAGCGTCTCGGCCACCTCGCGCCGCACATACAGGAAGCCGAACCCGTACACCGAGAGCAGGGCCTTCTGCGCCGCGACGGCCAGCGCGTCCACGCCGAGATCTTCGACGTCCGTGCGGTGGGCGCCGACCGACTGCGCCGCGTCCACCAGCGTCAGCGCTCCGACGCCGCGGGCCGCCGTAGCGATCGCCTTCATGTCCGTGACGAAGCCCGGGGCGAACGTGATGCTCGGGAGGGTCACGAGCCGCGTTCGTTCGTCCATCGCCGCGGCCATCGCCTCGACCGGAACGTGCCCCTCCTCCGGCGCGACCGGCCGCACCTCGATCCCGTCCGTGCGGACCAGGCTGTACCAGAGGTAGATGTTGTTCGGGTGCTCGAGCGCGGGACACAGCACCACGTTGTCCCCCGCCCGCCACGGAAGGCTGGCGCCGAACAGGTTGAGGCCGTCCGAGACGTTCTTCGTGATCGCGACCTCGTCGGGACGCGCGCCGATCAGCGACGCGAAGGAGGCCCGCGCGCGATTGACGGTGGCCACCATCTCCGTCTTGTCTCCCCGCCCCGACATCCTCGCCCCGAGGTGACGCTCGATGGCCGCCCGCACCGGCTCGGCCATGAGTGAGTTCGCGGAGATGTCGAAGTAGGGCTGCTCGCGCGCGCCGGGGAAGAGCGCTCTCACATCCGGGTTCATGGGCGCCTCCGGGTCGCCATCGGGCTCCGCCTCACGCTCGCCTCGCT
It includes:
- a CDS encoding acyl-CoA carboxylase subunit beta, which encodes MGKTDDSRMGALVAELRELEARIQRGGGEARVARQHAQGKLTARERVDLLIDEGGGFLEIGLLIAHDRYDGKAPAAGVVTGVGEVCGREVAIVANDQTVKAGSWWPETIVKILRAQEIAMRCRVPIVYLVDSAGVNLPYQGGVFPGQYGASRIFYYNSIMRHYLEVPQISAVMGQCIAGGAYLPALSDVIVMVEGTSFMGLGGPNLVKGATGQEVEAEELGGALMHNRVSGVAHYRVEDDRACIEKVRALVAGLPAGLRPDPAARPRDAARAAEEAYALLPGDHRQPFDMEAVLDTILDEGPFDEFQADRAPEMLTGTGHIDGYRVGVIANRRGMFRGEAGEPPKFGGIVYTESAEKVAYFMELCDRHDTPLLFVQDVSGFMVGPEAEQSGIIRAGARMVESMATARVPKIVLTVNHASGAGYYAMAAQGFDPDFIFTWPTGRMGVMEGEAAVQAAFGRKLEEAAGGELDEETAAAIARTRENYEEQLDAKYAAARGFVDAIVTPEDTRAVLSLALRCSLGNPGPHLGPFTLPDRL
- a CDS encoding cobalamin B12-binding domain-containing protein; amino-acid sequence: MEPKIRVLVAKPGLDGHDRGAKVMAAALQDAGMEVIYTGLHQTPEMIAATALQEDVDVVALSILSGAHMTLFPRVKSLLDGQGMDGVLLTGGGIIPAEDMEALNDLGVGRLFGPGTSTAEAVDYIRAWFDEHGREASAANG
- a CDS encoding AI-2E family transporter produces the protein MRDDATRVHRTLLNLAAFVIIVAGMRAASALVVSFVLALFLTILCSTPLRWMTDHRIPKSVAVLVLVLVILALGTVAGTLLATPVVELGRSEAQLDRLFAEQIEAVEATLSDYMVRFGLQSPLLDTDELIAISPGWMLGLMRELVENLGFILANGLLIILTMVFMLLEVSSFPTKVRVALGEADAMEARENWEKVGSAVRRYVVLKTIVSLGTGLCVWGLMALLGVNYPILWGVLAFLLNYVPNIGSFIAAVPAVLVAWLTVGVGTAVAAAAGFLVVNIVWGNLIEPKVMGYSVGLSTLVVFASLVFWGWVLGPVGMLLSVPLTVMFRIVLGTNESTRWIAVLLGSERSDEITSAIDAEVAVALGKEG
- a CDS encoding GntG family PLP-dependent aldolase; the encoded protein is MTIDLRSDTVTRPTEAMRAAMAAAPVGDDCYGDDPTVLELERRTAAILGKEAAMYVPTGTMSNQLALRAHTEPGDAVLIGPGAHIWFGEGGAPSPISGVVIRPLEGERGMFGAATLRAALNLDMGTVRARMQSPVRLVCAENTHNGAGGAVWPPELLREMLAAAREAGLATHLDGARLWNATAATGIPEAEFAAGFDTVNVCFSKALGAPLGSALAGPADLIERARRFKQLYGGGFRQAGIVAAGALYALEHHRGRLAEDHARARTLVRGLSAIPGLEVDVEGVETNIVRFRTTAVDAPEFAARCRNEGVLLNAYSRRDLRVIPNLHTTDDDVRAALDIFRAAAAA
- a CDS encoding amidase family protein; its protein translation is MAGLVGFAIGSETLGSIVSPSTRCGASGLRPTFGRVSRAGAMALSWSMDKLGPICRSVEDCAIVLDAIQGSDDQDPTARDVAFDWDPERPLSELRVAYVPSAFEAEREDAEWKAFDEASLEVVRGFGIDPVPVELPDDLPYDAMRIILSAEQGAAFDDLIVSGREDELVQQGENARPNIMRTGRMIPASEYIQANRARTIAMHRFARTMEGIDVVVTPSFGGSMLLLTNLTGHPQVVIPNGFRSEDGTPTSISFVGKLFGDAEALRLAMAVQDATEHHLRRPPRFAS
- a CDS encoding type II toxin-antitoxin system HicB family antitoxin; this encodes MEEYPQTSGNRTGEVALKYAAVIEKTTNGYSGYVPDLPGCVAAGDSCEEAEKLLRHAVALHVESLREHGDPIPEPQTSVASVDVPA
- a CDS encoding type II toxin-antitoxin system HicA family toxin, which encodes MPKVREAIRLVTADGWRLVRTRGSHRQYQHPEKPGTVTIAGRPSKDLALGTWRSILKQAGIGQGRLH
- a CDS encoding aminotransferase class V-fold PLP-dependent enzyme; translated protein: MNPDVRALFPGAREQPYFDISANSLMAEPVRAAIERHLGARMSGRGDKTEMVATVNRARASFASLIGARPDEVAITKNVSDGLNLFGASLPWRAGDNVVLCPALEHPNNIYLWYSLVRTDGIEVRPVAPEEGHVPVEAMAAAMDERTRLVTLPSITFAPGFVTDMKAIATAARGVGALTLVDAAQSVGAHRTDVEDLGVDALAVAAQKALLSVYGFGFLYVRREVAETLTPVHVARFGIELDAHETAYSDDELRFRPGALRFDVGNYNYLGAAATDAALDLLSDWGVGRVERHVRGLAADLANGLLDLGLPVVGGRPGPHLAHIVSVGESGGGRHYTADDPAMNSLYDHLTAAGIRLAIRTGMLRFSIGAYNDKSDIDRVLKAAQAWCSTN